From Spiroplasma monobiae MQ-1, a single genomic window includes:
- a CDS encoding BMP family ABC transporter substrate-binding protein yields MKKLLSGLMATAIVGTSASAVAACGSPYKAFNEIYLVTDAGKINDKSFNESGYNGGNEVMKRLGDVSEGYSGIGYFQPPSITELETGYSNAQTAGAKTLILPGFHHAGDHLKNASEAMKKNDGNVIFLDGVPEDENGNTLDNVVGFLFRSDISAFYSGFASIIWSITNNNYKGQELKLATFGGVPNGLAVESFMIGYLASIDFYNQLKENETGVKKLTEVYKAAGMDESKIEEALKVNVSRVDSQKTVKSEFKSNFFTDNFNAGGGTVISQQLVNGGADVVMGVAGPQTGDLLSVIKNQRANTMVVGVDTDQVNAYPGSSDKFITSAEKDLVSATIAGAAMTTYADNKELKEKSKDEIAKVILKDDQKNLEDWKGQEIYMGGSFSKDGKNKINSQLHDAIEKAIPNEALIDASTYYFDKQDSTADGWLKNIGDDTIKEYVNLVMNSLGLTGDVI; encoded by the coding sequence ATGAAAAAATTATTATCAGGATTAATGGCTACTGCCATTGTTGGGACAAGCGCATCAGCTGTTGCTGCTTGTGGATCACCTTATAAAGCTTTCAATGAAATCTATCTAGTAACAGATGCAGGTAAAATTAATGACAAATCATTTAACGAATCTGGTTACAACGGTGGTAACGAAGTTATGAAAAGACTTGGTGATGTATCTGAGGGTTATAGTGGAATCGGTTATTTTCAACCACCTTCAATCACAGAATTAGAAACAGGTTATAGCAATGCTCAAACAGCAGGAGCTAAAACACTTATATTACCAGGATTTCACCATGCTGGAGATCATTTAAAAAATGCTTCTGAGGCAATGAAGAAAAACGACGGAAATGTAATTTTCCTTGATGGAGTACCTGAGGATGAAAATGGTAATACTTTAGATAATGTTGTAGGATTCCTATTTAGATCTGATATATCAGCATTCTACTCAGGGTTTGCTTCAATTATATGATCAATAACAAATAATAATTACAAAGGTCAAGAATTGAAATTAGCAACATTTGGCGGAGTACCAAATGGTTTAGCTGTTGAAAGTTTCATGATTGGTTACTTAGCTTCAATTGATTTTTATAACCAATTGAAAGAAAATGAAACAGGAGTAAAAAAATTAACTGAGGTTTATAAAGCTGCGGGTATGGATGAATCAAAAATTGAGGAAGCTTTAAAAGTTAATGTATCAAGAGTTGACAGTCAAAAAACAGTTAAGTCTGAGTTTAAAAGTAACTTCTTTACAGACAACTTTAATGCTGGTGGAGGTACAGTAATTTCTCAACAACTTGTTAATGGAGGTGCTGATGTTGTTATGGGTGTTGCTGGACCACAAACAGGAGACTTATTGAGTGTAATAAAAAACCAAAGAGCTAATACAATGGTTGTTGGTGTTGATACAGATCAGGTGAATGCTTACCCTGGAAGTAGTGATAAATTTATTACTTCAGCAGAAAAAGATTTAGTATCTGCAACAATTGCAGGAGCTGCAATGACAACTTATGCGGATAACAAAGAGCTTAAAGAAAAATCAAAAGATGAAATTGCTAAAGTTATACTTAAAGACGATCAAAAAAATTTAGAGGATTGAAAAGGTCAAGAAATTTATATGGGTGGATCATTCTCTAAAGATGGAAAAAATAAAATTAATTCACAATTGCATGACGCAATAGAAAAAGCAATTCCAAATGAGGCACTTATTGATGCTTCAACATACTACTTTGATAAACAAGATTCTACTGCAGATGGTTGATTAAAAAACATTGGAGACGATACTATTAAAGAATATGTTAACTTAGTTATGAACAGTCTGGGTTTAACAGGAGATGT